The following proteins are co-located in the Macadamia integrifolia cultivar HAES 741 chromosome 3, SCU_Mint_v3, whole genome shotgun sequence genome:
- the LOC122073376 gene encoding geraniol 8-hydroxylase-like gives MDFYTLVLGILLVLWSLRGWISALSTSHKRLPPGPVPLPIVGSLIELGNKPNESLARLAQTYGPLMTLKLGRVTTVVVSSATMAKEVLQTHDQAFAGRTVLDSVRVLNHHLASMVFLPPSSQWRNLRKLCNNQIFTTQRLHASESLRRQKVRELLAHVRESAQMGRAVDIGQAAFTTTLNLLSNTIFSLDVARLDSETAKEFKAVVWGVLEESGKPNLSDYFPLLRPFDPQGIRRRSKIYFGILYKMFEEMIDKRLKTRASLHSLPNNDLLDALLDQFQDNSSEFGRSDIKSLLGDLFIAGTDTTSTTIEWAMAELIHNPDSMAKVQSELQENVDEGKPVEETDAARLPYLEAVVKETLRLHPPVPLLIPHRAETEVEICGFTVPKDTQVLVNAWAIERDPSIWKNPDSFFPERFLGLSGIDVRGRHFELIPFGAGRRICPGMPLALRMLHLMLASLLQSFDWKIEGGTNPKDMDMADKFGITLQKALPLRAIPLEAMRSRG, from the exons atggacttCTACACCCTGGTGTTAGGTATCTTGTTGGTGCTGTGGAGTCTGCGGGGATGGATCTCCGCCCTCAGCACGAGCCACAAGAGGCTCCCACCAGGCCCCGTCCCTCTACCCATCGTTGGGAGCCTCATCGAACTCGGCAACAAACCCAATGAGTCGCTCGCAAGACTCGCTCAGACCTATGGCCCACTCATGACTCTGAAGCTCGGTCGTGTAACGACCGTCGTTGTTTCTTCTGCCACAATGGCCAAAGAGGTCCTCCAGACACACGATCAAGCCTTCGCCGGTCGAACCGTCTTGGATTCCGTTAGGGTGCTGAACCACCATCTGGCGTCCATGGTTTTTCTTCCTCCCTCCTCCCAGTGGCGAAACCTCCGTAAGCTCTGCAACAATCAAATTTTCACTACACAGAGACTCCACGCCAGCGAATCCCTGCGGCGCCAGAAGGTACGGGAGCTCCTTGCTCATGTTCGCGAAAGTGCCCAGATGGGTAGAGCTGTTGATATTGGTCAGGCCGCATTCACCACCACCCTTAACTTGCTATCAAACACCATCTTCTCCCTCGACGTGGCACGTCTAGACTCTGAGACCGCAAAGGAGTTCAAAGCAGTGGTGTGGGGAGTGTTGGAAGAGTCAGGAAAACCAAACCTTTCGGATTATTTCCCTCTGTTGAGACCATTTGATCCCCAAGGTATAAGGCGCCGTTCGAAAATTTATTTTGGTATACTATACAAGATGTTCGAGGAAATGATAGACAAAAGATTGAAGACCAGAGCTTCACTTCATTCTCTTCCCAATAATGATCTACTAGACGCCCTGCTCGATCAATTCCAAGACAACAGTTCGGAGTTCGGCCGTTCCGATATCAAATCGTTGCTTGGG GACCTATTTATAGCAGGAACTGACACGACCTCTACCACTATAGAATGGGCCATGGCGGAGCTAATCCATAATCCAGACTCAATGGCGAAGGTTCAATCGGAGCTTCAAGAAAACGTTGATGAGGGTAAACCAGTAGAGGAGACTGATGCCGCTCGGCTCCCTTATTTAGAAGCGGTGGTGAAGGAGACCTTGAGGCTACATCCACCAGTTCCGCTCTTAATCCCTCACAGAGCCGAAACTGAAGTGGAGATCTGTGGGTTCACTGTGCCGAAGGATACGCAAGTGCTGGTGAACGCGTGGGCTATTGAGCGAGATCCTAGCATTTGGAAGAACCCGGATTCGTTCTTTCCTGAGAGGTTCTTGGGATTGTCGGGAATTGATGTCAGAGGCCGACACTTTGAGCTCATACCATTTGGAGCTGGCAGAAGGATCTGTCCGGGGATGCCACTTGCGTTGCGGATGTTGCACCTGATGTTGGCTTCACTTCTGCAATCGTTTGATTGGAAGATTGAAGGTGGGACGAACCCCAAGGACATGGACATGGCGGATAAGTTTGGGATCACCTTGCAGAAAGCTCTGCCCCTTAGAGCCATACCACTTGAAGCGATGAGGTCTCGAGggtaa
- the LOC122074950 gene encoding alpha-L-fucosidase 1-like produces the protein MFFHFGMNTFTDSEWGNGNESSSQFNPTGLNAHQWVDVASKTGVSLVILTAKHHDWFCLWPSQYTQHSVKNSPWKNGHGDVVRELVDAANTSGIDVGLYLSPWDRHDKRYGLELEYNEYYLAQLQELLNRYGSVKEIWFDGAKGPNATKMNYYFGDWFSMVKELQSSINIFSDAGPDVRWVGDEKGYAGSTCWSTINRTSLRIGDGSIVGYLNVGDPRGTDWVPPECDVSIRTGWFWHKSEEPKPLSQLIDIYYNSVGRNCLLLLNVPPNSTGLISDADVRRLQEFGRAIDTIFTTNLAEGSISEASSQRGGKNGGFGPEKALDKDHLWTYWAPNNEAHKEHWIEIVAREKGFRFNVERIQEAIGLGQRIQSHEIYADGNLVANGTTIGNKRLHRLALGTLQAHRVRLHIRESRGLPLISSIGPYWQPEKVNIKNGTHQ, from the exons ATGTTTTTTCACTTTGGAATGAACACTTTCACCGATTCAGAATGGGGGAATGGTAATGAGAGTTCATCCCAGTTTAATCCGACAGGGCTCAACGCCCATCAATGGGTTGATGTCGCTTCCAAGACTGGAGTATCTCTGGTGATCCTGACAGCCAAACATCACGATTGGTTCTGTCTGTGGCCTTCGCAGTACACACAGCATTCTGTCAAGAACAGTCCATGGAAGAACGGCCATGGCGATGTGGTCAGAGAGCTGGTTGATGCTGCAAACACTAGTGGCATAGATGTGGGGCTCTATCTCTCCCCTTGGGATAGGCACGATAAGAGATACGGGCTCGAGCTCGAGTACAATGAGTACTACTTAGCCCAGTTGCAGGAATTGCTCAATAG ATATGGGAGTGTTAAGGAGATATGGTTCGATGGGGCGAAAGGTCCCAATGCTACCAAAATGAATTACTACTTTGGAGATTGGTTCTCCATGGTGAAGGAATTGCAGAGCTCCATCAATATCTTCTCAGACGCAGGTCCTGATGTGAGATGGGTAGGAGACGAGAAGGGTTACGCCGGGAGTACCTGCTGGTCTACCATTAATCGGACTTCATTGAGGATAGGCGATGGAAGCATCGTTGG TTATCTGAACGTGGGTGATCCAAGAGGGACTGACTGGGTTCCTCCTGAATGCGATGTTTCGATCAGAACCGGTTGGTTCTGGCACAAATCGGAAGAACCAAAGCCATTGAGCCAGCTTATCGACATCTACTACAACTCTGTGGGTAGAAATTGCTTGCTCTTGCTTAACGTACCACCCAATTCAACTGGGCTTATATCAGACGCCGATGTCCGGCGACTACAAGAATTCGGGCGAGCAATTGACACCATATTCACCACCAATTTGGCAGAGGGAAGCATCAGTGAGGCCAGCAGCCAGAGAGGAGGAAAGAATGGCGGGTTCGGACCTGAGAAAGCTCTTGATAAAGACCACTTGTGGACTTATTGGGCCCCTAACAATGAGGCCCATAAGGAGCATTGGATTGAGATTGTTGCAAGAGAGAAGGGGTTTAGATTCAACGTAGAAAGAATTCAAGAAGCAATTGGGCTGGGCCAGAGGATCCAGTCACATGAGATCTACGCCGACGGGAATCTTGTGGCAAATGGGACGACGATTGGGAACAAGAGGCTTCACCGGCTCGCATTGGGGACGCTTCAAGCCCATCGGGTGCGGCTCCATATCCGGGAATCAAGAGGATTGCCTTTGATATCGTCCATTGGTCCCTATTGGCAACCAGAAAAGGTTAATATTAAAAATGGAACTCACCAATGA